ACACTAAAGGCAGCTCGTCGTCAGATACTATCTCAAAAATAGTGCGTGAAGTAATTTAAAGATACACAGAGCGAACCCTCCTGCTTTAACTTTTGGTTGAGTAGCTTGCTCTGCGAGCTAGCCAGATGACAAAGACATCCCATGCTAACGTCACCGGCGGTGACTGATGGATAGTCtgtacaaatatttaattaacaCACGTCTCTTTGTGACACTTAATAATAAATGGCTGTTCATGATAAAATATGGGGTTAAAAGACAGCTTCTGTTACTTTGTTTGCAAAAGGATGCCACTCTTAAATAAGCGAGAAAATAGCACTAACCTAATTTACATCTCCCAATGTCTTTTTCAGATCTAGTCAACCGTCTGGCGATGAGAGGGGCAATGGTTCATGAAGACTTTTGGATACACAAAGAGTGGCTGGTCCACAAGGGACATCATCAGGCTCTGGGGCACAGATAACACCTCCAAACTGGCGAGTATTTCAGTCACAGGGTGGACTTGTTGCTGTTATATCATCCGTCCATCCAGGCTGCTTCATTGGAATCGTTGTTAGGTGTGTGAAAAGTTCCTCTGAACTGGGGCCAGTGTAAATATGCATATTTGGCCAAGGATCAGACTAGGCGTCTCGACTCCTCGCCTTTACAGTTTCCGAACAAAGTGCAAGCTGTGATGAATGCCAAGTCTTGATTCTTgttgtgtgtatgcgtgtgtgtaggtgtgtgtctttttttttgggggggggggggggggggcaaaaGGTGACAGTAGAGTGTTCCAGAGAGACACTGGTTGGAGACAGTGGCTTCTATAAGGTAAACAGGATCTCCTCCTGAAGGTCGAGGGAGGTGCTTCTCAAGGCCCCCACAGACAATGCTCTGGGTATTATTAACGGAAATGGCTAAGAATAGAGAGCAGGGGAGCAAGGTGGCTCCTCTGGCGGTCGTGTTGTTTGGGTTAAACAAGCCAGAACGGAACATCATCTTTAGAAGAGTGACTTCTCGAGCTTACATGCTGGGTGTGGCGCACTCGCACAAGGCAAGGGGTTGATTTAGAGGGCTTTAGCTGGCTCTGATGTGCAGCAGAGGTAAAAGAGAGTAGCTGTGGATCGCTCTTGACTGTTTTATGCATGGAGTTGTTGCactttaaagcctggatttgtaagtaaaaactgtttttcaagtCCATTGGgagcatttttgtttgttgtttcacaAAAGCTCCAAGTTATGTAACATTTAACGACAACAGCTCGGAGTTGCTACTTCGCTGCATCTTACTGTCTACGTGTCAGGTGTAGATTAAAATTGCATGGATGCATAAAAGCTTTAAACCCTAGGTGAGCAGTGGATAAAAGGTTTACTTGGGtcaatgtgtgtttgttttacaacGTTGATGCAGGTCGTGAtttaattctgtaaaatacataaGTGTGGTATTGAATAAAATACCCGGAAAAGAATGTGTGGTTTTCTGTTAATCCAACAAATTAAAGCCCAGTGAACAATGAATTATTGCACTGACGCATTTTTCATGTGAAGCAGTTTTGATTTGCAGCATTATCCGCTTTAACCCAACACACATGTGAGTGGTACAGATGCCTCAAGTTTGTTTTCTCAAAGTATGTATTGTTGTAGCACCAAATGCTCATGATGGAGCTGCTCAGTTTCCCTGGATGAGTATCATTAGGGATGCATAGGTTGTTGTCTAAATGCCTATGACAATCCTGCGTTGCTGTGCCTTTGTCTCTGTGCAACAGTGTAAATGTACAGACTTTACTGTGTCAGAATATTATGAAATTTACCGCTCTGATTAAGTGTTGCAATTACCATCAGAAGAGAAAGGTGGAGTTTGTCTATCCTTGCTAATTAGGCTGCTGATGAAAAGCTGACGTGTTGTTTTTATATGATTAAGCCAGTGTGGGGTTGTTATTCTCTTAATTTGCtcatttattatgtttattacCCGCATACATATTCAGGGCAGCTGTCTCTTTGCCTGCGTGTTATCcgtcttttttattctttttcttcGTGGGCACAGCCGATTAATTCTTCACGCATATCTCGCAGGGCGTAAATTAAAATGCAGACAAattaactttatattttatcGATGACTAGTTTGCCATTTGGCCGCAACATTTGAAACACAATGTCCAGTATGACACCCCTCTTGAAAGCAAGATTGATTGTGCCTGTTTAAGAATAATTAAATCAATAACAGGGTAACCCACTCTGTAAAGTCCAACAGGAAATTCTTTGTCACAATTGCTCTTTCATTACTCGTAGCAGCTTTCAAATTAACCATCTGAAATGTTCTGATGTATGACCTTGTTAGTTAGCACTATAGTATTGATTTGTCAGCTTGGTGTTGTTGTACAGGGAAAGGTTGTTCAGGCATTGGAGGGAGAGagccttttatttttcattttccagaAAGCTCTGTACTGTTTTGATGCTTGATCAGGTTATTATATTCAGTCTATCACTGGTGCACGGTTTCTGATTATGTCCTCAACTCTTGTGCTCTCCCACAGATAAACCATGATCCCCATCACCGAGCTGCGGTACTTTGTGGACACTCAGCCAGCGTACCGCATCCTGAAACCATGGTGGGACGTGTTCACCGACTACATCTCCATCGTCATGCTCATGATTTCTGTGTTCGGGGGGACGCTGCAGGTCACCCAGGACAAGATGATCTGCCTCCCCTGCAAGTGGGTGGTGAATGAAACCTGCAAGAAGAACTTTAGCTCCAACATCCCCACATCGCTGTTCTTGGAGCCCAAAGGAATCCAGTACGATCTGGACCGCCACCAGTACAACTATGTGGATGCTGTGTGCTATGAAAACAGGTTGCACTGGTTTGCCAAGTATTTTCCTTACCTAGTATTACTTCACACCCTTATTTTTCTAGCTTGCAGCAACTTTTGGTTTAAATTTCCTCGGACTAGCTCCAAACTGGAGCACTTTGtgtccatcttgctgaaatgctTTGACTCTCCCTGGACTACTAGGGCGCTGTCGGAGACAGTGGTTGAAGAAAGCGATCCAAAACCAATGAAAATGAATGGCTCAATGGACCACAAAGAGTCCGTTATCAGCGAGGACGTAGAAGCAAGTGTTCCTATGCTTCAAAGGACAAAGACACGCTTTGAGCAGGGAATTGTGGATAGAACAGAAACTGGAGTTTTGGACAAGAAAGAGGGCGAGCAGGCAAAAGCTCTGTTTGAAAAAGTGAAGAAGTTCCGCATACACGTGGAAGAAGGAGACATTGTGTACAGACTGTACATCCGTCAGACCATTATCAAAGTTATCAAGTTTATTTTGATAATCTGTTACACAGGGTATTACGTGCACGATATTAAATTCAGTGTTGACTGTTCTGTAAATATTGAGAGCCTGACTGGTTACAGCGTGTATCGTTGTGCTCACCCACTGgctacactttttaaaatcctaGCCTGTTTCTACATCAGCTTAGTTGTGGTGTACGGTCTGATCTGCATGTACACGCTTTGCTGGATGCTTCGGCGCTCTCTCAAGAAGTACTCCTTTGAGTCCATTCGGGAAGAGAGCAGCTACAGCGACATACCCGATGTGAAGAATGACTTTGCATTCATGTTGCACATGATAGATCAGTATGACCCTCTGTACTCCAAGCGCTTTGCCGTGTTCCTCTCCGAAGTAAGCGAGAATAAGCTGAGGCAGCTCAACCTCAACAATGAGTGGACACTGGACAAGCTCAGGCAGAGGATAACAAAGAACTCTCAGGAGAAGTTGGAGTTGCACCTTTTCATGCTGAGCGGCATTCCGGATACAGTGTTTGACCTAATGGAGTTGGAGGTTCTTAAACTGGAGCTAATCCCAGACGTTACCATTCCCCCGATCATTGCCCAGCTGGTCAACCTGCGAGAGATGTGGCTTTATCACACCCCAGCCAAAATCGAAGCTCCTGCTTTGGCTTTTCTGCGTGAGAACTTGAAGTCTCTGCACATTAAATTCACTGACATCAAAGAAATTCCCTTGTGGATCTATAGTCTGAAGAATCTCAGTGAGCTTCATCTGACGGGAAATCTCAGCGCTGAGAACAACCGTTACATTGTCATTGATGGACTCCGGGAGCTCAAGAGGCTCAAAGTTCTTCGTCTGAAGAGCAATCTCACCAAGCTACCTCAAGTGGTGACAGACGTGGGCATGCATCTGCAGAAGCTTTCCATCAACAACGAAGGCACTAAGCTGATGGTGCTGAACAGTCTGAAGAAGATGGTGAACCTGACAGAACTAGAGCTCATCCGCTGTGATCTGGAACGCATTCCCCACTCAATCTTCAGTTTGCACAACTTGCAGGAGATTGATCTGAAGGACAACAACCTGAAGACGATTGAGGAGATCATCAGCTTTCAGCATCTTCATCGGCTGGTCTGCCTTAAGCTCTGGTACAACCAGATCGCCTACATTCCCATTCAGATCGGCACCCTGACGAACCTGGAGAAGCTGTACCTGAACAGGAACAAGATTGAAAAGATTCCCAGCCAGTTGTTTTATTGCCGCAAGCTGCGCTTCTTGGACCTGAGCCATAACAACCTAACCTACATCCCACCAGACATCGGTTTCCTGCAGAATCTTCAGTACCTGGCTGTGACAGCCAATAGGGTGAgtgtacatttgatttttatCCTCTTGTATTTGATTGAAATAATTAATCTGCCactgaaaatttgcagattCAAATTCTCATCTCGTTCTTCCTGATCCCAACACTCTCCGTGTCTTAAAATATAGATCGAGAGCCTGCCTAATGAGCTGTTTCAGTGCAAGAAGCTTCGCACTTTGAACTTGGGGAACAACTGCCTGCAGTCTCTGCCATCACGCTTTGGAGAGCTGACTGCGCTGACACAACTAGAGCTGAGAGGAAACCGTCTGGAGTGTCTGCCCGTGGAGCTGGGAGAGTGCAGACAGCTCAAGAGAACTGGTCTCGTTGTGGAGGAGGACCTGTTCAACACGCTGCCCACGGAGGTTAAAGAACAGTTGTGGAAAGCGGACAAAGAACAAGTTTGAACCACTCTGCATCTGTGAGTTAAAACAGATTCTGACCAACTGAGTCTGGATGCAGGAGGAACTCCCCATGAGTGTCCCACAGGCTTGTTAAAGCAGGAATGAGTCCCGCTGCAGCATCCTGCCATTAAGGTCGGGTAATGAGAACCAGTGCCAGTTCCATAGAACCAAAATACTGATTCTGGCAGCTTCTGGTTGTTCTCTTAGTTTATTTGATATTGTTATTCCTTTACAAACAACTTCTCAGGCCTTTACATTATAACCCAGTAATGATGCTTTTTAGCAATAATGTAGCAGTGCCATTGTGATCAAAAAAACcatgtgtttacattttatgcTTCTCAATTATGGTATAGAAGTCAAAGTATGCAAAACTGTGGGCCAGCTTTTGCTAAAAACAGCCAGTTCTGGATTAATtaagatttaattaaaataatctttCGAGGACTGTTGCTTTGAAGGAACAAATTAGAGAGCAAAAATGACTCTTTATTTCTGTCTACAGATGATATTCAAAACTGTAGCTGTCACTGATTCCAGTTGTTTTGAGCTGCTATTGATTCAACATGCAAATTAGTTAATTAGGAAATCATGAAAGTAAGATAGAGTCTCTCTTGTTTGGAAAAATTAAGCAGGAGTTCTCTCacaatgtttgacagttgatctGATTTGGTTATCagatgttatatttttatatagGCAGTGACAGTACAAATCAAAACCAAACTATAAAGGAAAGTTAGCAGTCCTGTTATCTAAGCCAGTCAGACACAACTTTTAACACTCTATCCGTCGTCCAGTAGTGACATGAGCTGAATTAAAACTCTGCTGGTCATCGTTTTTCTGCTCTACAGCAATGACCTTCAAATACCCCCAGAGCTCGGCTCGACACCGATGTGAAAATCTTGAAAGTATGAGGGGAATTCACAAACCAGAGATTACTCATGACGGGTGAAGTCAAGGAAGGTGATGACAAGACTGTTAGCGGTGCAAGTGCTGAGACGTTCGATATTTATATGAGTGCGATCCTTGCGTGGAGTCGGTTTGACAGAGTGGAGGGATTATTGGCTCTTTGGGGGGGAAGATGTGTGTTTGACCCAGCGCGTGAGGAAAAGCAATTATTCTACTGAACGCTACTCACTGGACCAGCATTGCAATTACATTAGCGAAGCATCCCATCAGGATAGCCGACCCTCACCACAAGTATACTTTTCAGTTGagtaaaatctataaaatggcCACGCTgcgtttatatatatatttttatctttgCAATGAAttgcacaaaacaacatgaagagATCTGAGGAAAATGCTGAAAAGGTTTTGAATGAGAGGTCGGAAGAATTCAGATGAAGtttgtgtaaaataacacaGTACTGACTAATGGAATGGAGTCTCCAAATATTGGTATTACGATTGAAACAGATGTAGAAACACTAGATCGGTTTATTGATATTAAATCAACCACTGGTCCACTTGTATGAACTTATAGTTTAGAATTAATGTCCACAAATAagtaatctgtttttttaacacCTGGCCTTGTTTATTATAGCGTTGTAATCAGATTTTTCTACCTTGATAGGGTAGTCCTCTTCGTTTTATCTTGCTGAACTGCATTACCCAGAATTCAGTGCAATGTTCTGTGCAAATGTTCACCTCTGTGTGAGATAGCAGCCatctttaatgttaaatatttaaattgctACACATTAAACTCAGAGGGCTGGggttattatttaattttattatttttgtgctgGTGTAGAAGAATAGTGCACTAGTGGCCACTTTTGACAAGCTAACTGAGGTGAAATTTGATGAAAAAACATTCCATTTAATGAAAAGAAGAAATTGTCAATCATAGGAATTAAATTATTCCTTTTATTCTGAAAGATTTTCTGTCAGATTAGTTGccttaactttattttttttccttttaatgttgtggattggttttttttttagcatttgtaTGGATGAACATTAATTATTGTAGTTCTGGCCAATATTTTGATGCAATTATTTGTCCATAAAGATGCACTAAACTACTCCGCTCCAAATTACAATGTGAGCATCAGGACAGATGTGCTGttggttttatgttttgctCTACTGTTTCGTTTGATTACAAGTGATCAGTGAGGCTTTTTTCAGTTGTAACCTCACCTTgtgacattatttaaaatacagctaCCCAATTTCAAGTTTCCATTTATTAACCAGGGTCACTATGTGCTGCTGACAACGACCACAGCTGAAGTCGGAAGggatgaaacattaaaagtcaCTAAAACTTTGACCGAGCTGTTGTGTTTAGAGCTTATTATTGAAGATGCACACTTATTTTTGGAAAGGAAGTagagcttttttgtttttgtttttgtgtttgttttagatgCACCACTTGCAGGAACCtggaataaaaaatgaaaaattttattcaataacaaaaaaaaaatcaaaagccaAAATTACAAATTAATATCTTGACATACTTATTTTGACttaaactgcatattttaaatcatcaaagcctcagacattttttttatttttattattattattattattattattattattattattattattattattattattattattattattattattattattattatcatcattactgtccctgtttgtgtttatttttagagcAAAGCTAAATAGTTCTGGCCTGAGAGTGACTTCTCAGGAGTTGTGTTTTGCAACAGTAAGCAAACTAATACTTAAAAATACGGA
Above is a genomic segment from Amphiprion ocellaris isolate individual 3 ecotype Okinawa chromosome 6, ASM2253959v1, whole genome shotgun sequence containing:
- the lrrc8ab gene encoding volume-regulated anion channel subunit LRRC8A, which translates into the protein MIPITELRYFVDTQPAYRILKPWWDVFTDYISIVMLMISVFGGTLQVTQDKMICLPCKWVVNETCKKNFSSNIPTSLFLEPKGIQYDLDRHQYNYVDAVCYENRLHWFAKYFPYLVLLHTLIFLACSNFWFKFPRTSSKLEHFVSILLKCFDSPWTTRALSETVVEESDPKPMKMNGSMDHKESVISEDVEASVPMLQRTKTRFEQGIVDRTETGVLDKKEGEQAKALFEKVKKFRIHVEEGDIVYRLYIRQTIIKVIKFILIICYTGYYVHDIKFSVDCSVNIESLTGYSVYRCAHPLATLFKILACFYISLVVVYGLICMYTLCWMLRRSLKKYSFESIREESSYSDIPDVKNDFAFMLHMIDQYDPLYSKRFAVFLSEVSENKLRQLNLNNEWTLDKLRQRITKNSQEKLELHLFMLSGIPDTVFDLMELEVLKLELIPDVTIPPIIAQLVNLREMWLYHTPAKIEAPALAFLRENLKSLHIKFTDIKEIPLWIYSLKNLSELHLTGNLSAENNRYIVIDGLRELKRLKVLRLKSNLTKLPQVVTDVGMHLQKLSINNEGTKLMVLNSLKKMVNLTELELIRCDLERIPHSIFSLHNLQEIDLKDNNLKTIEEIISFQHLHRLVCLKLWYNQIAYIPIQIGTLTNLEKLYLNRNKIEKIPSQLFYCRKLRFLDLSHNNLTYIPPDIGFLQNLQYLAVTANRIESLPNELFQCKKLRTLNLGNNCLQSLPSRFGELTALTQLELRGNRLECLPVELGECRQLKRTGLVVEEDLFNTLPTEVKEQLWKADKEQV